From a region of the Monodelphis domestica isolate mMonDom1 chromosome 8, mMonDom1.pri, whole genome shotgun sequence genome:
- the CAMKK1 gene encoding calcium/calmodulin-dependent protein kinase kinase 1, with translation MNLALIPTMEGGSALCCQDACADLAERVAAIDVAELRGAREGDDCVVFSGDSRSQDFPPDSGPPGARERISSAPSLSTRDAQPQKDAKNVPGRPSLSNRKLSLQERPRGSCPSGSGPYATGPTNHISPRAVRRPTIESNRVSISDVEDCVQLNQYKLQSEIGKGSYGVVRLAYNESDDKYYAMKVLSKKKLLKQFGFPRRPPPRGSKAAAGGQTVPLAPLDRVYQEIAILKKLDHVNIVKLIEVLDDPAEDNLYMVFDLLQKGPVMEVPCEEPFSEEQARLYLRDIVLGLEYLHYQKIVHRDIKPSNLLLGDDGHVKIADFGVSNQFEGNDAQLSGTAGTPAFMAPEAISDSGQSFRGKALDVWATGVTLYCFVFGKCPFIDDSILALHQKIRKDDVHFPELPTITEALRDLLLRMLDKDPQTRIVIPDIKLHPWVTADGEQPLPSEEEHCSVVEVTEEEVKNSVKLIPRLPTVILVKAMLRKRSFGNPFESHSKGEDRPLSRPIFKKEERNKEVSDA, from the exons ATGAACCTGGCCCTCATCCCCACCATGGAAGGAGGCTCAGCCCTGTGCTGCCAAGACGCCTGTGCAGATCTGGCAGAGAGAGTGGCCGCCATTGATGTGGCCGAGCTGAGGGGAGCCCGAGAGGGGGACGACTGCGTGGTCTTCTCTGGGGATAGCCGTAGCCAAGACTTTCCACCAGACAGCGGCCCCCCAGGAGCGAGAGAGAGAATCTCCTCAGCCCCCTCCCTGTCCACGAGAGATGCCCAACCTCAGAAAGATGCCAAGAACGTCCCCGGCCGGCCTTCTCTGTCCAACAGGAAGCTCTCTCTCCAGGAGAGGCCAAGAGGGAGCTGCCCCTCTGGGAGCGGCCCGTATGCCACAGGCCCCACCAACCACATCTCTCCCCGTGCGGTGCGCCGGCCCACCATCGAATCCAACCGCGTATCCATCTCCGACGTGGAG GACTGTGTCCAGCTCAACCAGTACAAGCTGCAGAGCGAGATCGGAAAG GGCTCTTACGGCGTGGTGCGGCTGGCGTACAATGAGTCTGACGACAAGTACTAC GCGATGAAGGTCCTGTCCAAGAAGAAGCTCCTCAAGCAGTTCGGATTCCCAC GGCGCCCTCCCCCCCGAGGCTCCAAAGCCGCCGCGGGCGGTCAGACCGTGCCTCTGGCCCCCCTGGACCGGGTCTACCAGGAAATCGCCATCCTGAAGAAGCTGGACCACGTGAACATCGTGAAGCTCATCGAG GTCCTGGATGACCCAGCGGAGGACAACCTCTACATGG TTTTCGACCTGCTGCAGAAGGG CCCGGTCATGGAGGTGCCCTGCGAGGAGCCCTTCAGCGAGGAGCAGGCTCGGCTCTACCTGCGGGACATTGTGCTGGGTCTGGAGTACT TGCATTATCAGAAGATCGTCCATCGGGACATCAAGCCGTCCAACCTGCTCTTGGGCGACGACGGCCACGTGAAGATCGCCGACTTCGGGGTCAGCAACCAGTTTGAAGGGAACGACGCCCAGCTGTCTGGCACGGCGGGGACGCCGGCCTTCATGGCCCCCGAGGCCATCTCCGATTCGGGCCAGAGCTTCCGAGGAAAG GCCCTGGACGTGTGGGCTACCGGCGTCACGCTGTATTGCTTTGTCTTTGGGAAA TGCCCTTTCATCGACGACTCCATCCTGGCCCTCCATCAGAAGATCAGGAAAGACGACGTCCACTTCCCGGAGCT GCCCACCATCACTGAGGCTCTCCGGGATCTGCTCCTCCGGATGCTGGACAAGGACCCGCAGACGAGGATCGTCATCCCCGACATCAAG CTGCACCCCTGGGTGACGGCGGACGGCGAGCAGCCCCTTCCCTCGGAGGAGGAGCATTGCAGCGTGGTGGAGGTGACGGAGGAGGAAGTGAAGAACTCGGTCAAGCTCATCCCGCGGCTGCCCACTGTG ATCTTGGTGAAGGCCATGCTCAGGAAACGCTCCTTCGGGAACCCCTTTGAGAGCCACAGCAAGGGCGAGGACCGGCCTCTGTCCAGACCCATATTCAA gaaagaagagaggaacaaAGAGGTCTCGGATGCCTGA